The Carassius auratus strain Wakin unplaced genomic scaffold, ASM336829v1 scaf_tig00037431, whole genome shotgun sequence genome includes the window TGAATTGCAACTAATCAAAAGACGATTGTTTTCATAGCATTTTTTCTAGATACAgatatatataatgcaattctTCCTATACTGTTGAGCGATTGTGTTACCCCTGACAGAAATAAAGATGCAAAAATCCTCTGGAATGCGCAGAAATTGTATAGATAGGCAGTTACAGCGTTAGTGGATGCTTTGAGCCTCTCCTCAGTCATTTTCATGTAAATTGCATTCAGAATGCTGCTGATGTGATTTTGCAGCCAGTATTCACATTCAGGAATCGCAGATCCCAGcagataaagaaaatgtaatacGGAGCAAAACAATTAACCAGCATTAACAATTGTTTAGAAGAATATAAAACGGGGTTAAAATATCATGACGCCTTTTTTAAGGGGTTGCACTTCCTAAGATATAAAGGAagctatatattttcatgtaaaacaaGTTTTAACACTCTGAGAAAAATATATAGCCTAATATTAGTTCTGACATATTAAGTGTGTTATTATAAAGACATGTTCAGcaaaaaatcattacattttatttttgttatactaaagaaaaaatataattgagTGCTTTTATAATTGATTGTTTCAAATATAAATTGATTAGTTTTTATTAtcaactatatgtgtgtgtgtgtgtgtgtgttttattgttgtttttattatcaactatatgtgtgtgtgtgtgtgtgtgtgttttattgttgtttttattatcaactatatgtgtgtgtgtgtgtgtgtgtgtgtgtgtgtgtgtgtgtgtgtgtgtgtgtgtgtgtgtgtgtgtgtgtgtgtgtgtgttttattgttgtttttatttatactttctTTCAAATTTTCCACTCTGAGACGCCCTCTGGTGGTCAAACGGACTAAATGagaaaaggttttaaataaaatattattatattgaataaaGACTTGGAAAAGaagaagttattattatttatttcagtttattaatacatttatattatactttttatgtaaaataaaataaaataagtaaatcagATTACATTTTCCCTGTAGCTAAATTCAGTATTCTAAACTCAAAAAGACATAAGATGGTATTCCCCAACCCATTCAAGCTGTGCTAAATACTAATCAGTACTAACCAGGCCTGTGCAAATAGAAGCTCTTTCTTAATGAACCTCAAGTCAACAAAAGATCCTCTCGCACCTCAAAGTCTGGACAGGATGATCCCTTTAAAAGCCTGGACTTCATGCATGCTTATCTTCATAATCCTCTAATGCGAGAGGGGTCGGCGTGCTGCATGTGTTTCAGGACAGTGCCGAGGTGTTAGATACTCAGATGATTAGAACTAGGGCTCTGCTTTAGATACCCTTGACCCTGTGACTGATGTGTTAATTTGGAGCTCAATACACAGTTTACAGAGCACTGGGAGGAAAGCATTTAGACAATCTAGTTGTTTAcctcaaatcaacatttaaccaAGCAGGATAAGAAAAACACTTCACATTGATGTGCTAATCGACCTTTGGCGCTTTAGGAAAAACTAAGAACGCTTTTtaaaaaaggaagaagggaaCTCATTCGCAGGGGGGTCTGAGACTTTAAATCAACATTTCAGTGAATCACCAGTGTCTAgtgacatttttaatgaattatgtgcacattttgtcttttttgaggTTGTTGTTTCGTTTTTAATTGTGCAAGTTTGCTGTATGCTTTAACCTATAGACCATGATTATTTCATAGTTGTATATTTGGAATCCCATTTGATGACTTTTGacatattcagaatttggaatttACTCATTCTTAATTTAATCAGCAAATTCACAGAAGTCAGTTCTTCTGATCTCATCTGAAACGAGTGTGTTGTCTGGGAACAGTCTAAATCGAATTATTTCAGGTCAGCACCAGGCAAGAAGGAGCAAGAAGTGACACGTTGTGGTCTGGGAACCATTTCCTCAGAGCTACTCACACCGAAGCCCAGAGCTCACCTTACACCTCAGAGAAGAAAACAACAACTGCATACACAGCCATCAAATACTGATCTCACTTCAAATCTAAAAGCACATGCATCAAATAGCGATTTTGCACAAGTTTTATTATCCTGTCATTTGCACATTTTGAGATTGCATTTAATTCCAaatattgtatgtatatgtatgtattaatgtgtgtgtgtgtgtgtgtgtgtgtgtgtgtgtgtgtgtgtgtgtgtgtgtgtgtgtgtgtgtgtgtgtgtgtatgaacacaaacacatacacacacgtttgtttttgtgaaaagtggggacatcccataggcgaaatggtttttataatgtagaaactgtatattctatcgtccttcaccaaccctacccctaaccctcacaggaaactttgtgcatttttactttctcaaaaaaactttcTGTATGatatataagtgttttgaaaaatggggacatgggttatgtcctcataagtcaccctctccttgtaatacctgtgtcatacccatgtcattatacagagttgtgtcctgatatgtcacaaacacatgcccacacacacaacagtatatgtattatttttgtaatatattttacattttaaaattgttaaagtaaaactgaacaaaaatgtgacttcaaattcaaatgtttatAATCTGCCCTCTTAAAAATAGCTGTCCTTCCTGAGTTCCCATGAGGCCGTAAAAGGTCAATTGTCTAAACAAAAACCTGTGAGCAACCGACACATTACAGGCTACACACTTCTCAGAAAGAGGTGCTACTCTGAGagagtaagcattttataaaaagCAGAAAACAAGACATTTAAATTGCATACCATTTCAAAcgtataaataaatgcttttttataaattaattcaataaaatcgTACTGTCCAACGTTCACGGCCTTCGTTGATTCAGAACAACTTTTCTTTAGAAAAACAACCCGATGGTAATTCtacacatacaaaaataataaatgtataattgaaatttttttataaatatagatatatgtaatatatacatataaagaataaatgcatataattacacacacacaaacacacacaattatatatatatatatatatatatatatatatatatatatatatatatatatatatatagttttatttcttaaaatgcaaaaaaaaaaaaaaaaaaaaaatgcatcaagacATGACTCTGATGCAAGGTGAAAAATAAATTGCATGGCTCCGTTTTGATTTACTGGTGTTGTATTgttaatttaaaactaaacaataacTAAAATGCCACTTTTGACTGGTTTTACAGGAATAGAAATtgacagattttttaaaaattattattatgtgccATGTAGTACTGAACTAAATACAGAAGTACACAGCGGCCAAAAAAATCACATCCGAATTTTTCCTATAAATAAAATCTCCAGACTTTAAATCTAAATCTATCTTGAACTTGCCCTGTAGCCGTGTATGTTATTTTACCGCAGCAGTCACCACCTCCCACCTGTGCTGGAAGTGATGTGATTTTTCCCAGAGACCCCCTGCCCCTGGTGTGATGTCTCTCTGCCGCTTTGAAATTCTAAAGCACCTTCTGGAGGTGCAACATCACACCTCTACATCCAGGATATATTGGGCTGCTGCCTCCAGCTCTTTAGCATTCACTCAGGTACTAGAGAACGAGAAGGAAACATCTCCTCTGCTTTGAAAAGATCACAACCATGGAGTTGAACTTTTCTCCTTACATGCTCCAGGGAGCCAAATGCCAGTTTGAATGCAAGCAAACATCTACCACCATTGATGCTGGGTACTTCAGTGCCTGTGGCAGCCTTTCTCCAAGTTCCTCCATTGATTCTGGATGCTTTTCTCCTTCTTCGAGCCGTTGGGGAGCTGAAAGACAGCAAGAGGCCGCTGGGATCGACTGCGTACCAGCTAAAAATCACAGATTAGCTCTACCTGCCGATGGAAAGAGACGTTCCAGGTCTAAAAACCCTGGAAAGAAGCGTCAGACGGCCAGTGAAAGAGAGAAGCTCAGGATGAGGGATCTGACCAAGGCTCTCCATCATCTCCGAACCTACTTACCTCCTTCTGTGGCTCCTGCTGGACAAACCCTGACCAAGATTGAGACCCTCCGCCTCACTATTAGCTACATCTCGTATCTCTCTACTCAGCTGGAACAGTCTGAGGAGACCTTAGACTACTCACAAGATACTTCAGAGAGGCTTGAGACAGATCTGCTTTCAGAAACCTGGAGTCTGGATGAGCCACATGGACACATGCAAGAAAATGTCCAGTACTGTccaccattcacacccttcagtGATTCACCACAACAGATGGAAAACAACTTTCTTTCTGCTTCAAACTTCAGAGATGCACAATCCTGTATGGTAAGGAGGCTTTTCATTACTGTTAATATTTGCTAGATACTGAATGTTCATTTAATAACTATAAG containing:
- the LOC113083240 gene encoding mesoderm posterior protein 1-like gives rise to the protein MELNFSPYMLQGAKCQFECKQTSTTIDAGYFSACGSLSPSSSIDSGCFSPSSSRWGAERQQEAAGIDCVPAKNHRLALPADGKRRSRSKNPGKKRQTASEREKLRMRDLTKALHHLRTYLPPSVAPAGQTLTKIETLRLTISYISYLSTQLEQSEETLDYSQDTSERLETDLLSETWSLDEPHGHMQENVQYCPPFTPFSDSPQQMENNFLSASNFRDAQSCMFPCTTTHNAIYSNQFFR